The region ACCGTGACCAAGAAAATGGCGCCGGCCGTTGTCCGGCTCTATGAACAGATGCCCGGACCCAAGTGGGTCATCGCCATGGGCAACTGCGCCATTTCCGGCGGTCCCTTCAAGATCAAGGACAACTACAACGTGATTCAGGGCGTGGACACGCTCATTCCCGTGGACGTCTACGTTCCGGGCTGTCCGCCCAGGCCCGAAGGCCTGCTCGAAGGATTCTTCGAACTGCAGCGCCTGATCACGGGCAAACGTTGGTGGCCCGTCGCCGCCAAGGTGGAGGGTTAGCCATGTTGCAGGCTTTGGAAGGAGTGGCGACTCAGTGCGTCGCCAAACAGGATCCGGCGGCCACAGGGCATGCCTGGTCGGTCTTTCTGGCGCCGGGCCAGATTCTCAAGGCCGCCAGGAAGCTCTTCGAGGCCGAGTATTCCCTTGAGGACATCCTCGCCCTGGACGTGGATGAGGGATTCTTGGTGCAGTATCATTTCAACCGATGGACCCTGAATGAACGGGTCGTCCTCCGCGTCCTCGTCGGCAAGGACAACCCCGTGGTCCCGTCCATCACATCCGTCTTCGACGGCGCCGAGTGGCACGAGCGGGAAACCCGCGACTTCCACGGCGTCGAGTTCGAGGGCAATCCCAACCTCGTGCCGCTGCTCATGCCGGTGGAGGACAAGGATCTCTTCCCGCTGCGCAAGACCGACAAGGTCCGCAAGTCCATCAAGGACCTGCTTTCCTTGGGTGAAGTCGTGTCCTGCTCGCCGGAAGTGGAAGCGTTGTTTGCGGAAGCGGAGGCCGGGGAGGCCTCCGACGCGTAGGCCGGGGCGACCGGTCGGTATCAAACACCGGACTGAGAGTGTATGTCGGCTTACCAGAATACAGAACAAATGAGGGGTGATTTCTACACCCAGAAGTTCGAGGCCGGGAAGCAGGACGGCACCCTGATCATCAATATGGGTCCGCAACACCCGTCGACGCACGGCGTTTTGCGAATCGTGATCGAGGTGGACGGCGAATACATCGTCCGTGCCGAGCCCGTGCTGGGCTACCTGCACCGCATGCATGAAAAAATGGGCGAGACCCAAACCTGGGGAGGATTCATCCCCAACATGGGCCGCGTCGACTACGGCCACGCCATGGCCTGGAACTGGGCCTACGTGGGCGCGGTCGAAAAACTGATGGGCATCGAGGTGCCGGAAAGGGCGGAGTATCTGCGGGTCATCATGACTGAGCTCAACCGCCTGACCTCCCACCTGCTGTGGTGGGGCGCCTACATCCTCGACCTTGGCGCGTTCACGCCCATCATGTACGCCTTCGACGATCGTGAAATGCTCCTGGACATCCTGCAGAGGCCGTCGGCCTCCAGGTTGACCTACAGCAACTTCCGCGTCGGCGGCCTGCAGATGGACATCGACGACAAGTGTATCGAGTTGATCAAGGCGTTCATCCCGCACTTCCGCGAGAGACTGCCCATGTATCACGATCTCGTCACCGAGAACCTTATCCTGCGCCGCCGCATCGAGGGAATCGGCGTCATCGATCAGGACATGTGCCGCCGTTACGGCTGTACAGGTCCAGTGGTCCGTGGCGCCGGGGTCCCCTACGACGTTCGCAAGGACGAGCCGTATTCGATCTACGACCGTTTCGATTTCGAGATTCCCACCAGCGACACCTGCTGTTCCGCAGGCCGCTACCACGTTCGCCTGGCCGAGATGGAGCAGTCCATGCGCATCATCGAGCAGGCCCTGGAGCAGCTCCCGTCCGCAGAAGGCAAGCACATCGTGGACAAGGCTCCCAAGCCGTCCATGAAGGTACCCGCGGGCGAGGCCTACTTCAACGTGGAAGGTGGCCGTGGCAAGATCGGCGTCTACGCCGTGTCCGACGGCAGCAAGGTCCCGTATCGCATCAAGCTGCGCGCGCCCGGGTTCTCCAACCTGAGCGCCTTTGCCGAGGCCGCCAACGGCACGCTCCTGGCGGATGCCGTGGCCATCCTGGGCAGCCTGGACCTGATCATTCCTGAAATCGACCGGTAGGGGGAATTCATGAACGCATTCTTAACAAACCTGATAGTCCTGATTATCGCGGCGGTGGCCGCCATGGTCTGGCTGGGGTTAAACGCCCTGGTGTGGGTCTACTGCGAGCGCAAGTTCGCAGGCCACATCCAGCGCCGGCCCGGTCCCTTCGAGGTCGGCCCCCACGGCGCGCTCCAGCCGCTCATCGACGGCCTGAAGCTCATGGGCAAACAGCTCCTGACCCCGGACAACGCGGACGCGGTCCTGTACTGGCTCGCACCGCTGCTGTCCATGCTGCCGGTCCTGTTGCTCTTCCTGCCCATCCCGTACGGCCCTGTGCTGACCGGCATGGACGTCAACCTCGGCCTGCTGCTCATCCTGGCCTTCTCCAGCTTCAACGGTCTGGCCGTCATCCTGGCCGGCTGGGCCTCCAACAACAAATGGGGCGTGCTCGGCGCGGCCCGTGCCGTGTCCCAGACCGTGGCCTATGAAATCCCTCTGCTGCTCACCGTGCTGGCCATCTCGTTCATGACCGGAACCCTGAGCCTGACCGAGATCACGGCCATGCAGGAAGGCTACATCTGGAACTGGTTCATTTTCAGAAACCCGTTCACTTTCCTGGCCTTCTTCGTCTTCATCATCGCCATGTTCGGCGAAACCAACCGCGCTCCGTTCGACCTGGCCGAGGCCGAGTCCGAGCTGACCGCCGGTTTCCACACCGAGTATTCCTCCATGGGCTTCGGCCTCTTCTTCATGGCGGAATACGGCTACATGGTCGTTATGTGCTCCGTCTGCTCCGTCCTGTTCCTGGGCGGCTACCACGGCCCCATCCCCGGCGTCGACGGATGGTGGTGGATGCTCATCAAGACCTACGCCCTGTTGGCGCTCATGGTCTGGGCCCGCTGGACCTACCCCCGCGTACGGTTCGACCAGCTCCTGAACATCAACTGGAAATGGTTGCTGCCGCTGGCCACATTCAACCTGTTGGCCATCGCGCTGATCGTGAAGCTGTAGGGGTGTAGTTATGGGTAAATTCAAAGATAACGTCATTCAGCCGATTCTCGACTGCTGGTCTCTGATCGTGGGTCTGAAGATCACGGGCAAGTACTTCTGCAAGCCCCTGATCACGGTCCACTATCCGCGCGAGGTCATCGACGACGAGAATCTGGAAACATACGGCGGGCATGTCGAATTGATCGGCAAGCCCAAGGACCCGGCCATGCCCAAATGCATCTCCTGCATGATGTGTGTGACCAACTGCCCGAGCAAGTGCCTCACCGTAGTCAAGTCCAAGCCTCCCAAGCTCACCGCTGACGAGGAAGCGGCCATGAAGGCTGCCGAGGAAGCGGGGGAAAAGGTTGTAAAACCCAAGGCCCCCAAGAATCCGGCCAAGTTCCTTTACGACTACACCCTGTGTTCGCTTTGCGGCACATGCATCGACAACTGTCCGGCCAAGTCGCTGAAATTCTCCAATAACATCTATTGGGTGGCGACTTCCAGAAAAGAGATGAAAATCGATCTTCTCGCCCGGCTCAAGGAGCAGGCCACGGAGCTTTCCGCGCCTGCGCCCAAGACCGAGGCCGTTTCGGCCGCGGCGGAGAAGGAGGCCTAATATGGAAGTCTTGGCAAAAATAGCATTCGGCGTGTACACGCTCGTCATTTTAGGCGGGGCCATCCTCGCCGTGTCGAGCAGCAGCCTGGTGCGCGCCCTCATCGGCCTTATCACCACGCTCATCGGCGTGGCCGGGATGTACCTGCTCCTGGCGACGCCCTTCATGGCCTTCATGCAGCTGCTCATCTACATCGGCGCGGTCAGCGTCCTGATCTTCTTCGCGGTCATGCTGACCCGGGCGGAGAAGGGCGGTGACGAATCCGACTCCGCGCCCATGAAGCGTTACCTCTACGGCCTCGCGGCCACCATGGCCCCGGCGGCCCTGTTGGGCTGGGTGGTCATGACCCGGCCCGCCGCGTCCGTGGCCATTCCCGTGGAAGTGTCCATCAAGCAGCTCGGTGACGGGTTGCTCGGTTCCTACTTCCTGCCCTTCGAGCTGATCTCGGTCATCCTGATGGTCGCCATGTCCGGCGCCGTCCTGCTGGTCTGGGAGAGGCGGGGCGCCAAAAAGGGAGGGAACAACTAATGAGCGCACTGACTCTCTATCAAATCGTCGCTTTGATCCTTCTGTGCGCGGGCCTGTTCGGCCTGACCCAGCGCAGGAGCCTCGTCGGCATGCTGATCTCGGTGGAGCTGATGCTCAACGGCGCGGGCCTGTCCATGGTGGCGGCCGCCCAGCTGACCGAATTCAGCGCGGTCCTCGGACAACTCGGCACCCTGTTCGTCATGGGGCTGGCCGCAGCAGAAGCCACGCTGGTCCTGGCCATGGTCGTGGTGGTTGCAAGGCGTTTCAAATCCGCCAAATCCAGTGACATCACTACTCTGAAGGAATAACTATTATGGAAGGTGTAACGACATATAGTCCCATTCTTCTGCCGGTGGTGTTCACGCTCCTCACGCCGCTCTTCATCTACCTCTGTAGAGGGGAGGAGAACCGGCGGGAGGCGATCAGCTTCATCGGTGCGTTCCTGACCTTCACTTCGGTGCTCTGGATGGCTCCGAAAGTCCTTGCCGGACAGGTCCTTTACTACCACGTAACCACCATCCTGCCGGGCATCAGCATCGCCTTTGCCGCGGACGGCCTGTCCATGGTCTTCGCCCTGATCGCCCCGTTCCTCTGGTTCTTCGTGACCAGCTACAACATCGGCTACATGCGCGGGCTCAACGAGCATGCGCAGACCCGTTATTACGTCTGCTTCGCGGTGGCCATCTTCGGCGCCATCGGCGTGGCCCTGTCGGCCAACGTGTTCACGCTCTACCTCTTCTACGAGGTCATCACCGTGTTCACGTACCCGCTGGTCTACCACCACGAAGACGCGGACGCGAAGGTCGGCGCCAGGAAGTACATCGTCTACTTGATGGGTACCTCCAAGCTCTTCCTTCTGCCCGCCATGGTCCTGACCTACGTGCTGGTCGGCAACCTCGACTTCAATCTGGTCGACATCCAGCACGGCATGTTCTCGGCCCAGGTCATAGCCGAACATCCCAGACTGGTCGCCCTGACCTACTGGCTGTTCATCTTCGGTATCGGCAAGGCGGCGCTCATGCCGTTCCACAACTGGCTGCCCTCGGCCATGGTCGCGCCCACCCCGGTTTCGGCCTTGCTGCACGCGGTGGCGGTCGTCAAGGCGGGCGTGTTCTGCGTCAGCCGCATCGTGCTCTCGGCCTTCGGGACCAAGACCGCGGCGGCCCTGACCATGAGCCAGCTCTACATCGGTTCGCCCGGCTCCTGGTTAGGCGATCTGAGTATCGGTATGGGTACGGCGTACATCGCGGCGTTCACCCTGACCGTGGCCTCGTTCATCGCCCTGACCAAGGACGACATCAAGGCGCGGCTGGCCTACTCGACCGTGGCCCAGCTGTCGTACATCGTGCTCGGCGTGACCATGCTGGTCGACTCGGGCGTGCAGGGCGGCGTCATGCACATCGCTCACCACGCCTTCTCCAAGATCACGCTGTTCATGGCGGCGGGCGCCATTTACGTCGCCTGCCACCTGAAGAAGATCAGCCTCATGGACGGGCTGGGTCGGCGCATGCCGCTGACTTTCGGTGCCTTCGGTATCGCTTCCCTGTCCATGATCGGCATGCCGCCGGTCTGCGGGTTCGTCTCCAAATGGTACCTGGTCAACGGCACGCTCGACGCGCACCAGTGGCCGCTGCTTTGCGCGCTGCTCCTTTCGACGGCGCTCAACGCGGGCTACTTCGTGCCCATCACCTACAGGGCCTTCTTCAAGAAGCCCAAGCCCGAAGCCAACATCGGCCAGTACAACGAGCCGTCCCTGACTATGGTGATCCCGCTGTGCATCACGGCCTTCATCTCGGTGTTCTTGGGTCTGTATCCGCAGACATTCCTGAACTTCGTCAACGTTCTCGGCAAGTTCTAGGGGGGTATATATGAGTCAACAAAATGGATTGGGCGAGCTTCTCGCCAAATGGAGAGACAACTGGAAGACGTGGAGGACCATCTTCTTCGTCGTGCTGGGCGTGCTCGTGCTGCTCAACATCCCGTTCGTCACACACCATCCGCACTTCGGTCTCGACAAGTACCCCGGGTTCTTCGCCGGATTCGGCCTTGTCGTCGGGCTGGCCATGGTCATCATCATGAAGAAGATCGTCCAGCCGTTCATCGCCCGCAAGGAGGACTACTATGGGGACTGATATCTTCATTCACCCCGCAGTGGGCTTTCTCCTGCTGGCCCTGCTGGTCCCCCTGATGCCGATGAGCCTGTGGAAGAACAAGGCGTTGCGGGGCGCGTTGGCGATCATTCCGCCGCTCATCGCCCTGTACTCCATCTTCACGGTGAACGCGGGTTCCTACGGGGTCCTGTACTACCTTGACCAGGCCCTGACCTTCGGGCGCGTGGACAAACTGTCCATCGTCTTCGGCCAGGTCTTCGCCATCATCTCCTTCATCGGCTGCATCTACGGCATGCATGTGGAGGACAAAGGGCACTACGTCTGCGCCTCGCTCTACGTGGCGGGCGGATTCGGCTGCGTGTTCGCGGGCGACCTGCTGACGGTCTTCCTGTTCTGGGAGCTGATGTCCATCGGCTCGACCTTCCTCATCTGGCAGGCCAGAACCCAGGAGTCCGTGCACGCCGGTTTCCGCTACTTCCTGTACCACACGGTGGGCGGCCTGTTCCTGCTCGGCGGCCTGCTGCTGAAATACAAGGCCACGGGCGGTTTCGCCTTTGACCTCGTCAATCCGGCCGAGGCCCATCTCTATGATTGGCTGATCCTGACCGGCTTCTGCGTCAACGCCGCCGTCGTGCCTCTGCACGCCTGGCTGCCCGACGCCTACCCCCGCGCGTCCGTGGCCGGTGCGGTGTACATGTGCGCCTTCACCACCAAGACCGCGGTTTACGTGCTCTGCCGGGGCTTCGCCGGCTGGGAGGTCCTGGC is a window of uncultured Pseudodesulfovibrio sp. DNA encoding:
- a CDS encoding monovalent cation/H+ antiporter subunit D family protein encodes the protein MEGVTTYSPILLPVVFTLLTPLFIYLCRGEENRREAISFIGAFLTFTSVLWMAPKVLAGQVLYYHVTTILPGISIAFAADGLSMVFALIAPFLWFFVTSYNIGYMRGLNEHAQTRYYVCFAVAIFGAIGVALSANVFTLYLFYEVITVFTYPLVYHHEDADAKVGARKYIVYLMGTSKLFLLPAMVLTYVLVGNLDFNLVDIQHGMFSAQVIAEHPRLVALTYWLFIFGIGKAALMPFHNWLPSAMVAPTPVSALLHAVAVVKAGVFCVSRIVLSAFGTKTAAALTMSQLYIGSPGSWLGDLSIGMGTAYIAAFTLTVASFIALTKDDIKARLAYSTVAQLSYIVLGVTMLVDSGVQGGVMHIAHHAFSKITLFMAAGAIYVACHLKKISLMDGLGRRMPLTFGAFGIASLSMIGMPPVCGFVSKWYLVNGTLDAHQWPLLCALLLSTALNAGYFVPITYRAFFKKPKPEANIGQYNEPSLTMVIPLCITAFISVFLGLYPQTFLNFVNVLGKF
- the nuoH gene encoding NADH-quinone oxidoreductase subunit NuoH encodes the protein MNAFLTNLIVLIIAAVAAMVWLGLNALVWVYCERKFAGHIQRRPGPFEVGPHGALQPLIDGLKLMGKQLLTPDNADAVLYWLAPLLSMLPVLLLFLPIPYGPVLTGMDVNLGLLLILAFSSFNGLAVILAGWASNNKWGVLGAARAVSQTVAYEIPLLLTVLAISFMTGTLSLTEITAMQEGYIWNWFIFRNPFTFLAFFVFIIAMFGETNRAPFDLAEAESELTAGFHTEYSSMGFGLFFMAEYGYMVVMCSVCSVLFLGGYHGPIPGVDGWWWMLIKTYALLALMVWARWTYPRVRFDQLLNINWKWLLPLATFNLLAIALIVKL
- a CDS encoding NADH-quinone oxidoreductase subunit J, which encodes MEVLAKIAFGVYTLVILGGAILAVSSSSLVRALIGLITTLIGVAGMYLLLATPFMAFMQLLIYIGAVSVLIFFAVMLTRAEKGGDESDSAPMKRYLYGLAATMAPAALLGWVVMTRPAASVAIPVEVSIKQLGDGLLGSYFLPFELISVILMVAMSGAVLLVWERRGAKKGGNN
- the nuoK gene encoding NADH-quinone oxidoreductase subunit NuoK — protein: MSALTLYQIVALILLCAGLFGLTQRRSLVGMLISVELMLNGAGLSMVAAAQLTEFSAVLGQLGTLFVMGLAAAEATLVLAMVVVVARRFKSAKSSDITTLKE
- a CDS encoding NADH-quinone oxidoreductase subunit C, translated to MLQALEGVATQCVAKQDPAATGHAWSVFLAPGQILKAARKLFEAEYSLEDILALDVDEGFLVQYHFNRWTLNERVVLRVLVGKDNPVVPSITSVFDGAEWHERETRDFHGVEFEGNPNLVPLLMPVEDKDLFPLRKTDKVRKSIKDLLSLGEVVSCSPEVEALFAEAEAGEASDA
- a CDS encoding NADH-quinone oxidoreductase subunit D (Catalyzes the transfer of electrons from NADH to quinone), giving the protein MSAYQNTEQMRGDFYTQKFEAGKQDGTLIINMGPQHPSTHGVLRIVIEVDGEYIVRAEPVLGYLHRMHEKMGETQTWGGFIPNMGRVDYGHAMAWNWAYVGAVEKLMGIEVPERAEYLRVIMTELNRLTSHLLWWGAYILDLGAFTPIMYAFDDREMLLDILQRPSASRLTYSNFRVGGLQMDIDDKCIELIKAFIPHFRERLPMYHDLVTENLILRRRIEGIGVIDQDMCRRYGCTGPVVRGAGVPYDVRKDEPYSIYDRFDFEIPTSDTCCSAGRYHVRLAEMEQSMRIIEQALEQLPSAEGKHIVDKAPKPSMKVPAGEAYFNVEGGRGKIGVYAVSDGSKVPYRIKLRAPGFSNLSAFAEAANGTLLADAVAILGSLDLIIPEIDR
- a CDS encoding 4Fe-4S binding protein, encoding MGKFKDNVIQPILDCWSLIVGLKITGKYFCKPLITVHYPREVIDDENLETYGGHVELIGKPKDPAMPKCISCMMCVTNCPSKCLTVVKSKPPKLTADEEAAMKAAEEAGEKVVKPKAPKNPAKFLYDYTLCSLCGTCIDNCPAKSLKFSNNIYWVATSRKEMKIDLLARLKEQATELSAPAPKTEAVSAAAEKEA
- the nuoB gene encoding NADH-quinone oxidoreductase subunit NuoB codes for the protein MDPPLVNMKLAQDIFDVCRSMSLWPMTFGLACCAIEMMATGMARFDMARFGAEVFRPSPRQSDVMIVAGTVTKKMAPAVVRLYEQMPGPKWVIAMGNCAISGGPFKIKDNYNVIQGVDTLIPVDVYVPGCPPRPEGLLEGFFELQRLITGKRWWPVAAKVEG